The Rhodococcus triatomae genome includes a window with the following:
- a CDS encoding ribose-phosphate diphosphokinase: MTANWIDNQKNLMLFAGRAHPELAEQVAKELDVRITPQTARDFANGETFVRFEESVRGCDAFVLQSHPAPLNEWVMEQLIMIDALKRGSAKRITAILPFYPYARQDKKHRGREPISARLIADLLKTAGADRIITVDLHTDQIQGFFDGPVDHMHAQGQLAEYIREHYGTENIAVVSPDSGRVRVAEKWADTLGGAPLAFIHKTRDPLVPNQVKSNRVVGDVEGRTCILIDDMIDTGGTIAGAVKILKEAGAGDVIIAATHGVLSDPARDRLAECGAREVIVTNTLPIDDSKQFPTLTVLSIAPLLARTIKEVFENGSVTSLFNGNA; this comes from the coding sequence GTGACCGCGAACTGGATCGACAACCAGAAGAACCTCATGCTCTTCGCAGGTCGCGCCCATCCGGAGCTGGCTGAGCAGGTGGCGAAGGAACTCGACGTGCGGATCACCCCGCAGACCGCGCGGGACTTCGCGAACGGCGAGACCTTCGTCCGTTTCGAGGAGTCGGTGCGCGGCTGCGACGCCTTCGTGCTGCAGAGCCACCCCGCCCCGCTCAACGAGTGGGTGATGGAACAGCTCATCATGATCGACGCGCTCAAGCGCGGATCCGCCAAGCGCATCACGGCGATCCTCCCGTTCTACCCGTACGCCCGTCAGGACAAGAAGCACCGTGGCCGCGAGCCCATCTCGGCCCGGCTCATCGCGGACCTGCTCAAGACGGCGGGCGCGGACCGGATCATCACGGTCGACCTGCACACCGACCAGATCCAGGGCTTCTTCGACGGCCCGGTCGACCACATGCACGCGCAGGGCCAGCTCGCCGAGTACATCCGCGAGCACTACGGCACCGAGAATATCGCCGTCGTCTCCCCCGACTCGGGTCGCGTCCGCGTCGCCGAGAAGTGGGCGGACACCCTCGGTGGCGCCCCGCTGGCGTTCATCCACAAGACCCGCGACCCGCTGGTGCCCAACCAGGTCAAGTCCAACCGCGTCGTCGGCGATGTCGAGGGCCGAACCTGCATCCTCATCGACGACATGATCGACACCGGCGGCACCATCGCCGGCGCCGTGAAGATCCTGAAGGAGGCCGGGGCCGGCGACGTCATCATCGCGGCAACCCACGGCGTCCTCTCGGATCCGGCCCGCGACCGCCTCGCCGAGTGCGGTGCCCGCGAGGTCATCGTCACCAACACGCTGCCGATCGACGACTCGAAGCAGTTCCCGACGCTGACGGTGCTCTCGATCGCGCCGCTGCTCGCACGCACCATCAAGGAAGTGTTCGAGAACGGTTCCGTCACCTCGCTGTTCAACGGCAACGCCTGA
- a CDS encoding DUF2461 domain-containing protein has product MSAFTGIPVAALDFYEDLEADNSKSFWAAHRSVYDDAVRAPMTALLAELEPEFGDGKLFRPHRDVRFAKDKSPYKTHQGLFVESYSGAGYYAQIDAAGLLVAGGFYASTPAQLARYRAAVDDERRGRQLARIVGRVRSTGFEIGGDRLKTRPRGVADDHPRLDLLRHRSLTASIRHVSPDWLATPEAATQIRRSWRAMRPLVEWLTTAVDSTE; this is encoded by the coding sequence ATGAGCGCGTTCACGGGCATCCCGGTCGCCGCACTCGACTTCTACGAGGACCTCGAGGCGGACAACAGCAAGAGCTTCTGGGCGGCGCACCGGTCCGTCTACGACGACGCGGTACGGGCTCCGATGACGGCACTGCTCGCGGAGTTGGAGCCGGAGTTCGGCGACGGCAAGCTGTTCCGCCCCCACCGCGACGTGCGCTTCGCCAAGGACAAGTCTCCCTACAAGACCCACCAGGGTCTGTTCGTGGAATCGTATTCGGGCGCCGGGTACTACGCGCAGATCGATGCCGCCGGGCTACTCGTTGCCGGCGGCTTCTACGCGTCGACCCCTGCGCAACTCGCGCGGTATCGAGCCGCGGTGGACGACGAGCGGCGCGGACGGCAGCTCGCCCGCATCGTCGGCAGGGTGCGCTCGACGGGCTTCGAGATCGGCGGCGACCGACTGAAGACGCGGCCCCGCGGGGTGGCCGACGACCATCCCCGGCTGGATCTGCTCCGCCATCGATCGCTCACCGCGAGCATCCGCCACGTCTCCCCGGACTGGCTCGCGACGCCCGAGGCCGCGACGCAGATCCGTCGGTCGTGGCGCGCGATGCGCCCCCTCGTGGAGTGGCTCACCACTGCGGTGGACTCCACTGAATGA